In one window of Ruminococcus albus AD2013 DNA:
- a CDS encoding CotH kinase family protein: MEDKANKKKAAIAVAASAAVLGIIAAAVIFLTPKDLVISEICAENDGNFEEASLRDSEGKLCDWIEIYNPNVKAVDLKDYTLCRDGKADHAISGGTIPARGYALVYCTKNGFDDPDVISADIKIPKGEECTISLKNGGIAVDSITAAPAPKGYTVCSGKNGAYITLATPCAKNSEVKCASQVIFSKESGFYPDAISLEMTASDSAGIYYTTDGTDPRTSDTAEIYSDPVDIRDRAGDKNVLSAMDPMKIQLEYRPGKVEAPKDNDVDKGTVIRACAKSADGEWGLVSTASYFVGLSPAAHSNMPVISLVTEPDSLYDHETGIYVRGKVYEDYYPTDPNHLYNGSIPANYNQKGKDWERPCTLQFFESDGSLVFTQEAGMRIQGGWSRADYQKSFRFYARSEYGNKSFDHRFWQGLDTAEGQDDDSFSTFVLRNGGNDSNYLKFKDLMLQDMADGFSFATQTGRPCVLFIDGEYWGLYVLQEDYSQEYFTRHYGVKEKSVAIYKNNALDEGLPEDETSFNDMQSFISENDMSIGDNYSRACQLLDMENFIDYCAVEMYIFNDDWPQNNYGFWRSADGSEYGDGKWRFFMFDTESCACHYNMKGAEKNLFEYLDEKKHKPLTKMILSLLENDEFRTKLITRLMDMGNCTFTPERLESFINTYSDAYLSEMPAYYLRFPTNRTVERSSMPMISRMTKFFSNRQDKLIEYLSTEYDLGKTRTITVISESTDITLNGCEIGKNCDCRYFDNSQITLTAEGKVIWEISKKGRKTEEITDRTLTINVTDDITIKARS; encoded by the coding sequence ATGGAAGATAAAGCAAATAAAAAGAAGGCGGCCATTGCTGTCGCTGCAAGTGCAGCAGTGCTTGGCATTATCGCGGCCGCTGTGATATTCCTGACCCCGAAAGATCTGGTCATCAGCGAGATATGTGCCGAAAATGACGGCAATTTCGAGGAAGCTTCTCTGCGTGACAGCGAAGGCAAGCTTTGCGACTGGATCGAGATATACAACCCGAACGTAAAAGCTGTTGACCTTAAAGACTACACCCTCTGCCGTGATGGCAAAGCCGACCATGCCATCAGCGGCGGTACAATACCTGCCCGCGGCTATGCGCTGGTATACTGCACCAAAAACGGCTTCGATGACCCCGATGTTATATCTGCGGATATAAAGATACCAAAGGGCGAGGAATGTACCATATCACTGAAAAACGGCGGTATTGCCGTTGACAGCATCACTGCCGCGCCAGCCCCTAAAGGGTACACGGTATGTTCCGGAAAAAACGGGGCATATATCACCCTTGCGACCCCCTGCGCCAAAAATTCTGAGGTAAAGTGCGCTTCACAGGTAATATTCTCCAAAGAAAGCGGATTTTATCCCGATGCCATCTCCCTTGAAATGACCGCATCGGATTCCGCAGGTATATACTACACCACCGACGGCACCGACCCCCGAACTTCTGATACAGCGGAGATATATTCCGATCCCGTCGATATCAGGGACAGAGCGGGTGACAAAAATGTACTTTCCGCCATGGACCCTATGAAGATACAGCTGGAATACCGTCCCGGCAAAGTCGAAGCCCCGAAAGATAATGACGTTGACAAGGGCACTGTGATACGCGCCTGTGCTAAGTCTGCGGACGGCGAATGGGGCTTGGTCAGCACCGCATCTTACTTTGTGGGACTTTCCCCCGCCGCCCACAGCAATATGCCCGTCATATCACTGGTGACAGAACCCGACTCTCTCTACGACCACGAAACAGGCATATACGTCCGCGGAAAGGTATACGAGGATTACTACCCCACAGACCCCAACCACCTCTATAACGGCTCGATACCCGCCAATTACAATCAGAAAGGCAAGGATTGGGAACGCCCATGCACTTTGCAGTTCTTTGAAAGCGACGGAAGTCTTGTATTCACACAGGAAGCAGGTATGAGGATACAGGGCGGCTGGTCAAGGGCTGATTACCAGAAATCTTTCAGATTCTATGCCCGCTCCGAATACGGAAATAAAAGCTTCGATCACCGTTTCTGGCAGGGGCTGGATACCGCCGAGGGTCAGGACGATGACAGCTTCTCGACCTTTGTACTGCGAAACGGCGGAAATGATTCAAACTATCTGAAATTCAAGGATCTTATGCTGCAGGATATGGCAGATGGATTCTCCTTTGCCACACAGACAGGCAGACCATGTGTCCTCTTTATCGACGGCGAATACTGGGGGCTTTATGTTCTTCAGGAGGATTACTCGCAGGAGTATTTCACCCGCCACTACGGAGTGAAAGAGAAGTCTGTCGCCATATACAAAAATAACGCACTTGACGAGGGGCTTCCCGAAGATGAAACAAGCTTCAATGATATGCAGAGCTTCATCTCCGAAAATGACATGAGCATCGGGGATAACTACAGCCGTGCCTGCCAGCTTCTTGATATGGAGAACTTTATCGACTACTGCGCCGTCGAGATGTACATATTTAACGATGACTGGCCACAGAACAACTACGGCTTCTGGCGTTCAGCGGACGGCAGCGAATACGGCGACGGGAAATGGCGTTTCTTCATGTTCGATACCGAATCCTGTGCCTGCCACTACAATATGAAAGGCGCCGAAAAAAACCTTTTTGAATATCTGGATGAAAAAAAGCACAAACCCCTGACCAAGATGATACTAAGTCTTCTGGAGAATGATGAGTTCCGCACAAAGCTGATAACAAGGCTGATGGATATGGGTAACTGCACATTCACACCCGAGCGCCTTGAAAGCTTCATAAATACCTACAGCGATGCATACCTGTCAGAAATGCCCGCATACTATCTCAGATTCCCTACCAACCGAACAGTAGAGCGTTCATCTATGCCGATGATATCACGTATGACAAAATTCTTTTCAAACAGACAGGATAAGCTCATAGAATACCTGAGCACCGAATATGACCTTGGAAAGACGAGAACTATAACCGTGATCTCCGAAAGCACCGATATTACCCTTAACGGCTGTGAGATCGGCAAAAACTGCGATTGCAGATACTTCGATAACTCACAGATCACTTTGACCGCAGAGGGTAAGGTAATATGGGAGATATCTAAAAAAGGCAGGAAGACAGAAGAGATAACAGACCGTACTCTCACTATTAATGTCACCGATGACATCACGATAAAAGCAAGATCTTAA
- a CDS encoding co-chaperone GroES, whose amino-acid sequence MNIKPLMDRVVIKMTEAEETTASGIILAGAAKEKPQVAEVVAVGPGKKDVEMNVKVGDKVLVSKYSGTDVKVDGQEYTILKMEDVLAVVE is encoded by the coding sequence ATGAATATCAAACCCCTTATGGACAGAGTCGTTATAAAGATGACCGAGGCTGAGGAGACTACAGCAAGCGGTATCATACTTGCAGGCGCTGCCAAGGAAAAGCCCCAGGTAGCTGAGGTAGTAGCAGTAGGTCCCGGCAAGAAGGACGTTGAGATGAATGTCAAGGTCGGCGACAAAGTGCTGGTAAGCAAGTACAGCGGCACAGATGTCAAGGTTGACGGACAGGAATATACCATTCTTAAAATGGAGGACGTTCTGGCAGTAGTTGAATAA
- a CDS encoding S1C family serine protease, which translates to MDLEKDLTENTQGETTDEDITDAAEKLAKDASNSWDYSIKYFNMPKGAVENDEIVDGDFWRGITLPDIEEKPRSKGIAKRVVLNTLFAVIFLGTGFLIACVSARGKGVVSNLVTGGKHMTFNMKVADRPEVGDELKDEMGRYTAQGIAEVCGPSVVSLDIFTEQSTIMPSGKGSGIILSTDGYIVSNAHVIDKAKNGIKAVLSDGREYAAEVIGSDPRTDIAVIKIPATDLQPAEFGNSDQVKLGEDVVCIGTPAGYRHSITKGVVSGTDRRVIPENSTAGVSCLQVDAAINPGNSGGAMFNMWGQVIGITSSKLASIDYEGIGFAITTNEAKSVIEDLMETGTVKGKARMGIVFVQISEATAELTNSTPGLSVQSIAPECDVANTDLQPGDLITHINGTYVNDIEDVPTFVRNMEPGDDVTCHVIRKTGDKETEFDITFKLMDDRNTLAEDTDE; encoded by the coding sequence ATGGATCTTGAGAAAGACCTCACCGAGAACACCCAAGGCGAGACCACCGATGAGGACATTACCGATGCCGCAGAAAAGCTCGCCAAGGATGCATCGAACAGCTGGGACTACAGCATAAAATATTTCAATATGCCCAAGGGGGCAGTTGAAAATGATGAGATAGTTGACGGAGATTTCTGGCGCGGCATAACACTGCCCGATATCGAGGAAAAGCCGCGAAGCAAAGGTATTGCAAAGCGTGTTGTACTGAATACGCTGTTTGCCGTGATATTTCTGGGCACAGGTTTCCTTATCGCCTGCGTGAGCGCAAGGGGAAAGGGCGTGGTATCAAACCTCGTCACAGGCGGCAAACATATGACTTTCAATATGAAAGTCGCCGACAGACCCGAAGTCGGTGATGAACTGAAAGACGAAATGGGCAGATACACCGCTCAGGGCATTGCAGAAGTCTGCGGGCCTTCGGTAGTATCCCTGGATATATTCACCGAGCAGAGCACGATAATGCCATCGGGCAAGGGCAGCGGCATAATCCTAAGTACCGATGGATACATTGTATCCAATGCCCATGTTATCGACAAAGCCAAAAACGGTATAAAAGCCGTACTGAGCGACGGCAGGGAGTACGCGGCGGAAGTAATAGGCTCCGACCCGCGGACGGATATCGCAGTTATAAAGATACCCGCCACCGACCTTCAGCCCGCTGAATTCGGAAATTCCGATCAGGTAAAGCTCGGCGAGGACGTTGTATGCATAGGCACTCCCGCAGGATACAGACACTCGATAACAAAGGGTGTGGTATCGGGCACTGACAGAAGAGTTATCCCCGAAAATTCCACAGCAGGTGTCAGCTGCCTTCAGGTAGATGCAGCTATAAATCCCGGAAATTCGGGCGGCGCAATGTTCAATATGTGGGGACAGGTCATCGGTATAACCTCATCGAAGCTTGCTTCCATCGACTATGAGGGCATAGGCTTCGCCATAACCACAAACGAGGCAAAATCCGTGATAGAAGACCTTATGGAAACAGGCACTGTAAAGGGCAAGGCGCGTATGGGTATCGTGTTTGTGCAGATATCCGAAGCAACAGCCGAACTGACAAATTCTACCCCCGGTCTCAGCGTGCAGAGCATAGCCCCCGAATGTGATGTTGCCAATACCGACCTTCAGCCCGGCGACCTTATAACGCACATCAACGGCACATATGTGAACGATATCGAAGATGTTCCTACTTTTGTCAGAAATATGGAACCCGGCGATGATGTGACCTGCCATGTCATAAGAAAGACAGGCGATAAGGAAACGGAATTTGATATAACATTCAAGCTGATGGACGACAGAAATACTCTGGCAGAGGATACCGACGAATAA
- a CDS encoding DUF1015 domain-containing protein: protein MSTAFKGADILLPKDTDMNKWAVVACDQYTSEPEYWNRVEKYVGDNKSAYNLILPEVYLEQPGVDYRIDKIHRTMKEYLEKGVFEEYKDAMIYIERIQSDGRVRAGIIGSIDLEQYEYYKGSESQVRATEATVIERIPPRIKIRKGAPVELPHIMILIDDAKKRIIEPLADKKDEFTKLYDFDLMEGGGHITGWLLDKETEEIVVSHLEQFSKQEAFERRYGITGRQPLTYAMGDGNHSLATAKEFYETLKRADPSADLSDHPARYALVELVNLHSPALEFEAIHRIVTEVNEDDLVKALTEKLALSDEESEQSFIIVQNGEEKKVFVHAPSSKLTVGSLQNFLDNYTKEFGGKTDYIHGAEVVKELSKKKNSIGFLLPDMGKNELFPTVIEDGALPRKTFSMGHAADKRFYVEARRIIK from the coding sequence ATGTCAACAGCATTCAAAGGGGCGGATATCCTTCTGCCCAAGGATACGGATATGAACAAGTGGGCAGTAGTTGCCTGTGATCAGTATACCTCTGAACCCGAGTACTGGAACAGAGTTGAAAAATACGTAGGCGATAATAAGAGCGCCTATAACCTGATACTTCCCGAGGTGTACCTTGAACAGCCCGGCGTGGATTACAGGATAGACAAGATACACCGCACCATGAAGGAGTATCTTGAAAAGGGCGTTTTTGAAGAATACAAAGATGCTATGATATATATTGAGCGCATTCAGTCCGATGGCAGAGTAAGGGCAGGTATCATCGGCAGTATCGACCTTGAACAGTACGAGTACTACAAGGGCTCCGAATCTCAGGTAAGGGCAACAGAAGCCACCGTTATCGAGCGTATACCGCCCCGCATCAAGATACGCAAGGGCGCTCCCGTTGAACTCCCCCATATCATGATACTCATTGACGATGCCAAAAAGCGTATCATCGAACCCCTTGCAGATAAGAAGGACGAGTTCACAAAGCTCTACGATTTCGACCTGATGGAGGGCGGCGGACACATCACAGGCTGGCTTCTCGATAAGGAGACAGAAGAGATAGTCGTGAGCCATCTGGAGCAGTTCTCTAAACAGGAAGCTTTTGAGCGCCGCTACGGCATAACAGGCAGACAGCCCCTAACCTACGCTATGGGTGACGGCAACCACTCCCTTGCCACTGCAAAGGAATTCTACGAGACCCTCAAACGCGCAGACCCCTCGGCTGACCTCTCCGACCACCCTGCAAGATACGCTCTTGTCGAGCTGGTAAACCTACATTCTCCTGCCCTTGAATTTGAAGCTATTCACCGTATAGTTACAGAAGTCAACGAAGATGACCTGGTAAAGGCGCTGACAGAAAAGCTCGCCCTCTCCGATGAGGAAAGCGAGCAGAGCTTCATTATCGTTCAGAACGGCGAGGAGAAAAAGGTATTTGTCCATGCGCCAAGCTCAAAGCTGACTGTTGGCTCTCTCCAGAATTTCCTTGACAACTACACCAAGGAATTCGGCGGCAAAACCGACTATATCCACGGCGCAGAGGTAGTTAAGGAACTCTCCAAAAAGAAGAACTCCATCGGATTCCTGCTCCCAGATATGGGTAAAAACGAGCTCTTCCCCACCGTTATCGAAGACGGCGCTCTCCCCAGAAAAACTTTCTCCATGGGTCACGCCGCAGATAAGCGCTTCTACGTTGAAGCCCGCAGGATAATCAAGTAA
- a CDS encoding HAMP domain-containing sensor histidine kinase: MLKDARALASYTQEKMLEQPDRWREDVAAEMKTYAIGSNSDYLLCSDDGYVVAATGGEVENIDPELLIKFNGTTTYSYDDLNGELDEVCHITGDSFSANGPRYYVLAYSPKSQQDNYTKNIMEIFMVSAIAVLLVVMFLVYFATLKLTEPITEVAEIAKKLGNGDFSVTLPEYTTKEFNELSIAFNEMAANLKSYDTMRNSFLANVSHELRTPMTSIGGFVDGILDGTIPKSQQNYYMRIISSEVGRLTRLVKSMLNLAKIEAGELEPNKTSFPVTEPILDTLLTFEPRIDEKNIDIRGLDVQRINMYADIDLIHQVMYNLIENAIKFVDKGGYIEFSFEDGEDATSVSIRNSGEGLAEDELPLVFDRFYKTDKSRGIHAQGLGLGLNIARSIVEIHGGKIMVKSLKGEYTEFTFTIPKAEKNEE, from the coding sequence ATGCTGAAAGATGCCAGGGCTCTTGCTTCATATACGCAGGAAAAAATGCTGGAGCAGCCTGACAGATGGCGTGAAGATGTGGCAGCGGAGATGAAGACCTATGCCATAGGCAGCAACTCCGATTATCTGCTGTGCAGTGATGATGGATATGTAGTGGCGGCTACCGGCGGCGAAGTCGAAAACATCGACCCCGAACTGCTGATAAAATTCAATGGTACTACTACATACTCCTATGACGACCTAAACGGCGAACTTGACGAGGTCTGCCATATCACGGGCGATTCCTTTTCCGCCAACGGTCCGAGGTACTATGTGCTGGCATACTCGCCAAAATCACAGCAGGACAACTACACCAAAAACATCATGGAGATATTCATGGTCAGTGCGATAGCCGTACTGCTGGTAGTAATGTTCCTGGTGTATTTCGCTACGCTGAAGCTGACAGAGCCTATCACCGAAGTCGCAGAGATAGCCAAAAAGCTTGGTAACGGCGATTTCTCGGTAACACTCCCCGAGTATACCACCAAGGAGTTCAATGAACTCTCCATAGCCTTCAACGAAATGGCTGCCAACCTGAAAAGCTATGATACCATGCGTAACAGCTTTCTGGCAAACGTTTCACATGAGCTCAGGACACCGATGACTTCCATAGGCGGCTTTGTAGACGGCATACTTGACGGCACTATACCGAAATCACAGCAGAATTACTATATGAGGATAATCTCCTCCGAGGTCGGAAGACTTACCCGTCTTGTAAAGAGTATGCTGAACCTTGCCAAAATAGAAGCAGGAGAGCTTGAACCCAACAAGACTTCTTTCCCTGTGACCGAGCCGATACTAGATACCCTGCTGACCTTTGAGCCGAGGATAGATGAGAAAAACATCGATATCCGCGGACTTGATGTGCAGAGGATAAATATGTACGCCGATATCGACCTTATACATCAGGTGATGTACAACCTTATCGAAAACGCCATAAAGTTTGTGGATAAGGGCGGCTATATCGAATTCTCATTCGAGGACGGAGAGGATGCTACTTCCGTTTCCATAAGGAACAGCGGCGAGGGTCTGGCTGAAGACGAGCTTCCGCTGGTATTCGACAGATTCTACAAAACAGATAAATCCCGAGGCATACACGCTCAGGGTCTGGGGCTGGGACTTAATATCGCACGCTCCATAGTCGAGATACACGGCGGCAAGATAATGGTAAAGAGCCTTAAAGGCGAGTATACCGAATTCACCTTTACCATACCCAAAGCCGAGAAAAACGAGGAATGA
- the secA gene encoding preprotein translocase subunit SecA, whose amino-acid sequence MGLLDKLFGNYSKKELAKIEPIKNKVLELEDKYAAMSDTELGEQTAVLRKQVEDVSDLDKVLPDALAVCREAAWRVLGKKPYPVQIIGAIVLHQGRIAEMKTGEGKTLVACLAAYSNSLSGKGVHVVTVNDYLAKFQSEEMGKVFNFLNTSIGCVLSGMDKTAKRVAYNCDITYGTNSELGFDYLRDNMVIYKKDKVQREHAFAIVDEVDSILIDEARTPLIISGQGDKSTDLYNLADKFAKTLKPVTVIEMDDKIDNDQLDGDYIIDEKAKTATITKSGVKKAEKVFNVENLMDAENMTLAHHINQALKANGVMKEGVDYIVRDGEVLIVDEFTGRVMDGRRFNDGLHQAIEAKEGVEVKRESKTIATITYQNYFRLYNKLSGMTGTALTEEDEFREIYKLDVIEIPTNKPVIRKDHPDVVYKTEAGKFDAVIDQIVECHEKGQPVLVGTVSIEKSEHLSKLLKKKGVPHNVLNAKYHDKEAMIVAQAGKFGAVTIATNMAGRGTDITLGGNAEYLSLAALQKEGYTEEQAVEAASYSNTNDEEILTARKKYRELYKKFDEEVKEKAEKVREAGGLYIIGTERHESRRIDNQLRGRSGRQGDPGESTFFLSLEDDLMRIFGGDRITSMMDTLNVDEHTPIQSKMLSSVIESSQKKIEGRNFNIRKNVLNYDDVMNTQREIIYSQRQQVLDGEDLHDSIEKMIDDFIDDSVNMYVQGEIADDWNLVGLKERLNGLFTTEDDFNYTPEELDEVSRDEIVNTLKDRAQKLYDAREEELGEELLHEIERVCLLKVVDTKWMDHIDDMEELKRGISLRSYGQKNPVVEYRMEGMDMFDAMIESIREDTVRMLFTIKVRQQVAPQRQEVLRPMEHHNMTIRNKNKVGRNDPCPCGSGKKYKDCCGAND is encoded by the coding sequence ATGGGATTACTTGACAAATTATTCGGCAACTACTCCAAAAAGGAGCTTGCCAAGATCGAACCTATCAAAAATAAGGTGCTGGAGCTCGAGGATAAGTATGCGGCTATGTCCGATACCGAACTGGGCGAACAGACCGCCGTGCTGAGAAAACAGGTCGAAGATGTTTCCGACCTTGACAAAGTTCTGCCCGATGCTCTCGCAGTATGCCGTGAAGCTGCATGGAGAGTTCTGGGCAAAAAGCCTTATCCTGTTCAGATAATCGGTGCTATCGTTCTGCATCAGGGACGTATCGCCGAGATGAAGACAGGTGAAGGTAAAACTCTGGTTGCTTGTCTTGCAGCGTATTCCAACTCGCTTTCGGGCAAGGGCGTACACGTTGTAACAGTCAACGACTATCTGGCTAAGTTCCAGTCAGAGGAAATGGGTAAGGTATTCAACTTCCTGAATACTTCCATCGGCTGTGTACTGTCAGGTATGGATAAGACCGCAAAGAGAGTGGCTTACAACTGTGATATCACATACGGTACGAACTCCGAACTGGGCTTCGATTACCTGCGTGATAACATGGTAATATACAAGAAGGACAAGGTGCAGAGAGAGCACGCTTTCGCTATCGTGGACGAGGTTGACTCTATCCTGATAGACGAAGCAAGAACTCCTCTTATCATATCGGGTCAGGGCGACAAGTCAACCGATCTTTATAATCTGGCTGACAAATTCGCAAAGACCCTGAAGCCCGTTACCGTTATCGAAATGGATGACAAGATCGATAACGACCAGCTGGACGGCGATTACATCATCGACGAGAAGGCTAAGACTGCCACCATCACCAAGAGCGGTGTAAAGAAAGCAGAGAAGGTATTCAACGTTGAAAACCTCATGGACGCTGAGAATATGACTCTGGCACACCACATCAATCAGGCGCTGAAAGCTAACGGCGTTATGAAAGAGGGCGTTGACTATATCGTTCGTGACGGCGAAGTTCTTATCGTTGACGAGTTCACTGGCCGTGTTATGGACGGCAGACGTTTCAACGACGGTCTGCATCAGGCAATCGAGGCTAAGGAAGGCGTTGAAGTCAAGAGAGAATCCAAGACTATCGCTACCATCACATATCAGAACTATTTCAGACTTTACAATAAGCTGTCGGGTATGACAGGTACAGCTCTTACCGAAGAGGACGAGTTCAGAGAGATCTACAAGCTGGACGTTATCGAGATACCTACCAACAAGCCCGTAATCAGAAAAGACCACCCCGATGTTGTATACAAGACCGAGGCAGGCAAGTTCGATGCTGTTATCGACCAGATCGTTGAGTGTCATGAAAAGGGACAGCCTGTACTGGTTGGTACTGTATCCATCGAGAAGTCCGAGCACCTCTCCAAGCTGCTGAAGAAGAAAGGCGTTCCTCATAACGTGCTGAACGCTAAGTATCACGATAAGGAAGCTATGATCGTTGCACAGGCAGGTAAGTTCGGTGCTGTTACCATCGCTACCAACATGGCAGGCCGTGGTACCGATATCACCCTGGGCGGTAACGCTGAGTATCTGTCCCTCGCAGCACTCCAGAAAGAGGGCTACACCGAGGAACAGGCTGTTGAAGCAGCAAGCTACTCCAACACAAATGACGAGGAGATCCTCACCGCAAGAAAGAAGTACAGAGAGCTTTACAAGAAGTTCGATGAAGAGGTAAAGGAAAAGGCTGAAAAGGTAAGAGAGGCTGGCGGTCTCTATATCATCGGTACAGAAAGACACGAGTCCAGACGTATCGATAACCAGCTGAGAGGACGTTCTGGACGTCAGGGCGACCCCGGCGAGAGCACATTCTTCCTCTCCCTTGAAGATGACCTGATGAGAATATTCGGCGGCGATCGTATCACAAGCATGATGGATACCCTCAACGTTGACGAGCATACTCCCATACAGTCCAAGATGCTTTCCAGCGTTATCGAGTCTTCACAGAAGAAGATCGAGGGCAGAAACTTCAATATCAGAAAGAACGTCCTCAACTACGACGACGTTATGAATACTCAGCGTGAGATCATTTACAGCCAGAGGCAGCAGGTTCTCGACGGCGAAGATCTGCACGATTCCATCGAGAAGATGATAGACGACTTCATCGATGACTCTGTAAATATGTATGTTCAGGGCGAGATCGCTGATGACTGGAACCTGGTTGGCCTGAAAGAAAGACTCAACGGTCTGTTCACCACCGAGGACGACTTCAACTATACCCCCGAGGAACTGGATGAAGTATCCCGCGATGAGATCGTAAATACTCTCAAAGACAGAGCTCAGAAACTCTACGATGCAAGAGAGGAAGAACTGGGCGAAGAACTGCTCCACGAGATCGAGAGAGTTTGTCTGCTGAAGGTAGTTGATACCAAGTGGATGGATCACATCGACGATATGGAAGAGCTCAAGAGAGGTATCAGCCTGAGAAGCTACGGTCAGAAGAACCCTGTTGTTGAGTACCGTATGGAAGGTATGGATATGTTCGATGCAATGATCGAATCTATCCGTGAGGATACAGTAAGAATGCTGTTCACCATCAAGGTAAGACAGCAGGTAGCTCCCCAGAGACAGGAAGTGCTCAGACCTATGGAGCATCACAATATGACTATCCGCAACAAGAACAAAGTCGGCAGGAACGATCCCTGTCCCTGCGGAAGCGGCAAGAAGTACAAGGATTGCTGCGGAGCAAACGACTGA
- a CDS encoding response regulator transcription factor, which produces MSLGRVLVVDDDKNICELLRLYLEKDGYGVILAHDGEEAVVKFNALKPDIILLDIMLPGIDGWQVCREIRKKSNVPIIMITAKVETFDKVLGLELGADDYIVKPFDTKEVIARIKAVYRRVGQSSAESEIKEVKYDKLSVNMTRYELRVNGQVMDTPPKELELLFHLASNPNRVYTRDQLLDEVWGFEYYGDSRTIDVHVKRLREKLEGVSDKWALKTVWGVGYKFEVSENNNE; this is translated from the coding sequence ATGTCACTGGGAAGAGTCTTGGTAGTTGATGATGATAAGAATATCTGCGAGCTGCTGCGTCTTTATCTGGAAAAGGACGGATATGGCGTTATCCTGGCTCACGACGGTGAAGAAGCGGTCGTAAAATTCAATGCGCTGAAGCCCGATATCATTCTGCTTGATATCATGCTGCCCGGCATCGACGGCTGGCAGGTATGCCGTGAGATCAGAAAGAAGTCAAACGTTCCGATCATTATGATAACAGCTAAGGTAGAGACCTTTGATAAGGTACTGGGTCTTGAGCTCGGTGCTGACGATTATATCGTCAAGCCATTTGATACCAAAGAGGTTATCGCGAGGATCAAGGCAGTTTACAGAAGAGTTGGTCAGTCCTCTGCAGAGAGCGAGATCAAGGAAGTCAAGTATGACAAGCTTTCTGTAAATATGACAAGATATGAGCTGAGAGTTAACGGTCAGGTAATGGATACTCCCCCGAAGGAGCTGGAACTGCTGTTCCATCTGGCATCGAACCCCAACAGAGTTTATACCAGAGATCAGCTTCTTGACGAAGTATGGGGCTTTGAGTACTATGGTGACTCGAGAACTATCGACGTTCATGTAAAGAGACTTCGTGAAAAGCTTGAGGGCGTTTCCGACAAGTGGGCACTGAAAACTGTTTGGGGCGTAGGCTACAAGTTTGAAGTTTCCGAAAACAACAATGAATAA